The Chryseobacterium nakagawai genome has a segment encoding these proteins:
- a CDS encoding alpha/beta hydrolase codes for MNNWFKILYLFVFSFFTLGKAQEKLTIGEKQTLFSKVLNESREIWVHLPKTYNDTSINPAKYPVIYLLDGEINFEYYTGLTDFIARTPYADIPECIVVGIKNTERTRDLTPTKSQKKSPVNPTVTLFADSGGSENFVKFIQEELKPFISKNYRAQEYSVLVGHSFGGLFAINTFLIHPEYFNAFVANDPSLWWDNEVTISRTQNYLEKNKKFPAHKSLYVSQADNEEQQKNWNSDMTQAIEKFKEIVEKNGTLNYKHRFFEGETHGTVSYPGNYEALKFIFKGFRTDIKQLAKNPSLLETEYKTFSEKMGADFKPSESYLNVVLKFMKSNDFKESETYFMNLKNKLYPKVK; via the coding sequence ATGAACAATTGGTTTAAAATTTTATATCTATTTGTATTTTCATTTTTCACATTGGGAAAAGCTCAGGAAAAGCTTACAATAGGAGAGAAGCAGACTTTATTTTCGAAGGTTTTAAATGAAAGCAGAGAAATTTGGGTTCATTTGCCTAAAACATACAATGATACAAGCATCAACCCGGCAAAATATCCGGTTATCTATCTTTTAGACGGTGAAATTAACTTTGAATACTATACGGGGTTAACGGATTTTATAGCGAGAACTCCTTATGCTGATATTCCGGAATGTATTGTCGTGGGAATTAAAAATACAGAACGCACAAGAGATCTTACCCCTACAAAATCACAAAAGAAAAGTCCGGTAAATCCTACAGTAACTCTTTTTGCGGACAGTGGAGGAAGCGAAAATTTTGTAAAATTTATACAAGAAGAACTGAAGCCTTTTATCAGTAAAAACTACAGGGCACAGGAGTATTCTGTTTTGGTGGGACATTCATTTGGCGGCTTGTTTGCTATCAATACTTTTCTTATTCATCCGGAATATTTTAATGCGTTTGTGGCCAATGATCCGAGTTTATGGTGGGATAATGAAGTAACGATTTCAAGAACACAAAATTATCTGGAAAAAAATAAAAAGTTCCCTGCCCACAAATCTTTATACGTTTCTCAGGCTGATAATGAAGAACAGCAGAAAAACTGGAATTCTGATATGACACAAGCCATTGAGAAGTTTAAAGAGATCGTAGAGAAAAATGGGACTCTGAACTATAAACACCGTTTTTTTGAAGGTGAAACACACGGAACCGTTTCCTATCCTGGAAACTATGAAGCTTTAAAATTTATATTCAAAGGTTTCAGAACAGATATTAAGCAGCTTGCTAAGAATCCATCTTTATTGGAAACCGAATATAAAACGTTCTCTGAAAAAATGGGGGCAGACTTCAAACCTTCAGAATCTTATCTGAATGTAGTTCTTAAATTTATGAAAAGTAATGATTTCAAAGAATCTGAAACTTATTTTATGAACCTTAAAAACAAACTTTATCCTAAGGTTAAATAA
- a CDS encoding Crp/Fnr family transcriptional regulator, whose amino-acid sequence MVEKLLQSGIHWEHKECKRNEFLKISGSTDTQIYYIEKGSVRIFMTDENEERIIRFGYTGNIIVSLDSFLSGKPSELYIQAIKKTMVKVASKKDFYEFIQADEQHMKFWMNILEDLVLQQLEREKDLLINAPKERFERVLKRSPNLFQEVPNKYIANYLRMSPETLSRLKKS is encoded by the coding sequence ATGGTTGAAAAATTACTTCAAAGCGGAATTCATTGGGAGCATAAGGAATGTAAACGGAATGAGTTCCTGAAGATCTCGGGAAGTACAGATACCCAGATTTATTATATAGAAAAGGGGAGTGTGAGGATCTTTATGACCGATGAAAATGAAGAAAGAATTATTCGTTTCGGATATACGGGAAATATTATTGTTTCTCTGGATTCTTTTCTTTCCGGGAAACCATCGGAACTCTATATTCAGGCAATTAAAAAGACGATGGTAAAAGTAGCTTCAAAAAAAGACTTTTACGAATTTATTCAAGCTGATGAACAACATATGAAGTTTTGGATGAATATTTTGGAGGATCTTGTATTGCAACAGCTTGAAAGAGAAAAAGACTTATTGATTAATGCTCCGAAGGAACGTTTTGAACGGGTATTAAAACGAAGCCCAAATCTATTTCAGGAAGTACCCAATAAATATATTGCCAATTATCTCAGAATGTCACCTGAAACTTTATCCAGGCTTAAAAAATCTTGA
- a CDS encoding DinB family protein has protein sequence MKISTITLLEELKNRTGQHLQYAETLLLKPDNDLNFRMDTDSWSVLECLEHLNRYGTFYIPEISHRISSSRTSSTSDFKPGILGNYFAKSMLPKDKLNKMKTLKAMNPIHSQLNKEVVNEFIKQQEQLLHLLEKASTINLEKTKTAISISKLITLKLGDTFRFVIYHNARHIDQAENVLKNI, from the coding sequence ATGAAAATTTCAACCATAACCTTATTAGAGGAGCTAAAAAACAGGACCGGACAACATTTACAATATGCTGAAACTCTTTTGTTGAAGCCTGACAATGATCTGAATTTCAGAATGGATACTGATAGTTGGAGTGTATTGGAATGTCTTGAACATCTCAATCGCTACGGAACCTTTTATATCCCTGAAATCTCCCATAGAATTTCTTCTTCGAGAACAAGTTCAACATCTGATTTTAAACCAGGAATTCTTGGGAACTATTTTGCTAAAAGTATGCTTCCCAAAGATAAACTCAATAAGATGAAAACCCTTAAGGCGATGAACCCTATTCACAGCCAATTGAATAAAGAGGTGGTGAATGAATTCATAAAACAACAAGAACAATTACTTCATCTATTAGAAAAAGCAAGCACTATCAATCTGGAAAAAACAAAAACAGCGATCAGTATTTCAAAATTGATCACTTTGAAACTGGGCGATACTTTCCGCTTTGTGATCTATCATAATGCAAGACATATCGATCAGGCTGAAAACGTTTTAAAGAATATATAA
- a CDS encoding methylated-DNA--[protein]-cysteine S-methyltransferase: MEFIHQKTIQTPLGEMIACATDQGVCLLEFTDRKNFEKQLKSLSKILKAEIVERDHIHFKQLEEELKEYFDGNRAKFDIPLFTTGTEFQEKVWQLLREIPMGETRTYKQQSEFLGNPKAIRAVGTANGINKIAILIPCHRVIGSNGELVGYAGGIWRKQKLLELEKAILF; the protein is encoded by the coding sequence ATGGAATTCATACACCAAAAAACAATACAGACTCCATTGGGAGAAATGATTGCCTGCGCAACAGATCAGGGAGTCTGCCTGCTGGAATTTACAGACAGGAAAAATTTTGAAAAGCAGCTGAAGTCATTATCAAAAATACTCAAGGCCGAAATTGTAGAAAGAGATCACATCCATTTTAAGCAATTGGAAGAAGAGCTAAAGGAATATTTTGATGGAAACAGAGCGAAGTTTGACATTCCTTTATTCACCACAGGTACTGAATTTCAAGAAAAAGTATGGCAGTTACTTCGTGAAATCCCAATGGGAGAAACCAGAACCTACAAGCAGCAGTCTGAATTTTTGGGAAATCCAAAAGCTATCCGTGCTGTAGGAACAGCCAATGGAATCAATAAGATTGCTATTTTAATTCCATGCCATCGGGTGATCGGTTCCAATGGGGAGCTGGTGGGTTATGCAGGTGGTATTTGGAGAAAACAAAAGCTTCTGGAGCTGGAAAAGGCCATTTTGTTTTAA
- a CDS encoding isocitrate lyase/PEP mutase family protein, with product MIGFKNLHHEEELLLLGNVWNVQSAKVYENSGYKALATSSSAVAVSLGYEDGENMSFEEYFYMIKRIKKSVSIPLSVDLEGGYGSSPEMIASNIIKLLDIGIVGINLEDSCITDGVRLLLNRDVFFERLSIILSILKERRREVFINIRTDPFLLGIENALKETLQRIALFEKLNVDGIFIPGMTNEEDIKTVVEVTSLPINVMSLPDLPDFETLKALGVKRMTSGAFLNRHIYRELEKISHTIINNNSFKALFI from the coding sequence ATGATCGGTTTCAAAAATTTACATCACGAAGAAGAACTTTTATTATTAGGTAACGTGTGGAATGTGCAGAGCGCAAAAGTATATGAAAATTCAGGGTATAAAGCACTGGCTACTTCAAGCTCAGCAGTAGCGGTGAGTTTAGGATATGAAGATGGAGAAAACATGAGTTTTGAAGAGTATTTTTATATGATTAAAAGAATAAAAAAATCCGTTTCCATTCCTTTATCTGTAGATCTGGAAGGAGGATATGGAAGTTCTCCTGAAATGATTGCATCCAATATTATAAAATTGCTGGATATAGGTATAGTTGGGATAAACCTGGAAGATTCTTGTATAACTGACGGAGTGAGGCTGCTTTTAAACAGAGACGTTTTTTTCGAAAGGTTAAGCATTATTCTTTCCATTCTGAAAGAGAGAAGGAGGGAAGTCTTTATCAATATAAGAACTGACCCTTTTTTATTAGGAATAGAAAATGCATTAAAAGAAACTTTACAAAGGATAGCATTGTTTGAAAAGCTTAATGTAGATGGAATATTTATTCCTGGTATGACCAATGAAGAAGATATCAAAACAGTTGTTGAGGTCACCTCATTGCCGATTAATGTGATGAGTTTACCCGATCTTCCAGATTTTGAAACTTTAAAAGCATTAGGAGTAAAAAGAATGACTTCAGGAGCCTTTTTAAACAGACATATTTATCGTGAGCTGGAAAAAATTAGCCATACAATCATCAATAATAACAGCTTTAAAGCACTTTTCATCTGA
- a CDS encoding bifunctional transcriptional activator/DNA repair enzyme AdaA codes for MELTEKIMYEASFRKDSTFEGIFWMGVKTTGIFCRPTCTARKPKFENVEFFSNAKEAMLKGYRPCKVCKPLETLNVTPSYIKELLHEISDDPSLKLKDFDLIKRGLEPATVRRWFLKHHGVTFHAFQRMSKLNTAFKKLQQGELVTEVAFDSGYESLSGFNESFKNIFGVSPSHNKNEKIIDLKRIETMLGTMVACADEQGICLLEFSDRKALPTELKNISKHFKANIVQGENPHFITLEKELSEYFGGKRTEFTVPLSPVGTAFQKQVWEILQQIPYGVTRSYQEQADILGNPKAVRAVANANGLNKISILIPCHRVIGSNGQLTGYGGGIWRKQKLLELEKAILF; via the coding sequence ATGGAACTCACAGAGAAAATAATGTATGAAGCTTCCTTTCGTAAAGACTCTACGTTTGAAGGAATATTCTGGATGGGAGTAAAGACCACCGGAATCTTTTGCCGCCCTACCTGTACTGCCCGCAAACCGAAATTTGAAAATGTAGAATTTTTTTCCAATGCTAAAGAGGCGATGCTGAAAGGGTATCGTCCGTGTAAAGTTTGTAAACCATTGGAAACACTGAATGTAACTCCATCATATATTAAAGAGCTATTGCATGAGATTTCTGATGATCCCTCTTTAAAACTAAAAGATTTTGATCTGATAAAAAGAGGGCTGGAGCCTGCAACAGTCCGCCGATGGTTTTTGAAACATCATGGTGTGACATTTCATGCCTTCCAAAGAATGTCTAAGCTGAATACTGCATTTAAAAAACTCCAACAGGGAGAGTTGGTTACTGAAGTTGCTTTCGACTCAGGGTATGAAAGTCTGAGTGGTTTTAATGAAAGTTTTAAAAATATTTTTGGAGTATCACCCAGCCATAACAAAAACGAAAAGATCATTGATCTGAAAAGAATTGAAACGATGCTAGGAACTATGGTAGCCTGTGCCGATGAGCAGGGAATTTGCCTTTTGGAATTTTCTGACAGAAAAGCACTGCCCACGGAACTGAAGAATATTTCAAAACATTTTAAAGCCAATATTGTACAGGGTGAAAATCCTCATTTTATAACGCTCGAGAAAGAACTCTCCGAATATTTTGGAGGTAAAAGGACTGAATTTACCGTTCCGCTTTCCCCTGTAGGAACTGCTTTTCAGAAACAGGTTTGGGAAATTTTACAGCAAATTCCTTATGGAGTAACCCGAAGTTATCAGGAGCAGGCTGATATTCTCGGAAATCCTAAAGCGGTTCGTGCTGTAGCCAATGCCAATGGCTTAAATAAAATATCTATTCTGATTCCCTGTCACAGAGTGATTGGCAGCAATGGGCAGCTAACAGGGTATGGGGGCGGAATCTGGAGAAAACAAAAATTATTGGAGTTAGAGAAAGCTATTTTATTTTGA
- a CDS encoding DUF2911 domain-containing protein, translating to MKKLLIAVCISVSGFALAQDYSVPAASPRQKVEQQFSMSKISVDYGRPGVKGRKIFGELVPYGQIWRAGANSSTKITFGQTVNFGGKNVPAGTYGLFIVPTEKEWKVILNKDFQQWGAYTYDPKQDVVDVTVPVNKLADKQEWFEITLNPTDENSGNLVIKWDTNQAEIPLKPAKLDTVIKISDKLKEIQRIESDSNKKG from the coding sequence GTGAAAAAGTTATTAATAGCAGTTTGTATTTCAGTTTCAGGATTTGCTTTAGCACAGGATTACTCCGTACCGGCAGCAAGCCCACGTCAGAAGGTAGAACAGCAGTTTTCAATGTCCAAAATATCAGTTGATTACGGAAGACCTGGAGTGAAAGGTCGTAAGATCTTTGGCGAATTGGTTCCTTATGGCCAGATTTGGAGAGCAGGAGCTAACTCATCTACAAAAATTACATTCGGACAGACCGTTAATTTTGGTGGTAAAAATGTTCCGGCAGGAACTTACGGATTATTCATAGTTCCTACTGAAAAAGAATGGAAAGTAATTTTGAATAAAGATTTCCAGCAGTGGGGTGCCTATACTTATGACCCTAAACAGGATGTAGTAGATGTTACTGTACCGGTGAACAAATTGGCCGACAAACAGGAATGGTTTGAAATTACCCTGAACCCAACAGATGAAAACTCAGGAAATCTTGTGATCAAATGGGATACAAATCAGGCTGAAATTCCATTGAAACCAGCAAAATTAGACACTGTAATCAAGATTTCTGATAAGTTGAAAGAAATCCAGAGAATAGAATCAGACTCTAACAAAAAAGGATAA
- a CDS encoding GNAT family N-acetyltransferase, with the protein MNFSVQSVLENEEFQLIPLQQGDFESLYEVASDPKVWEQHPNKDRYQREVFENFFRGAIESNGAFKIVEKATGDILGSSRYYNFDKDDNHIFIGYTFYGTKSWGKGINPKVKKLMLDYIFQYVDKVHFHIGKENFRSQKALEKLGGIKIAEEEVAYFAEPTRTNFVYEIKKEDWI; encoded by the coding sequence ATGAATTTTTCTGTTCAGTCTGTTTTAGAGAATGAAGAATTTCAATTAATCCCCTTACAGCAAGGGGATTTTGAATCTTTATATGAAGTGGCTTCTGATCCTAAGGTATGGGAACAACACCCTAACAAAGACCGTTATCAAAGAGAAGTTTTTGAAAATTTCTTTAGAGGAGCCATAGAAAGTAATGGAGCCTTTAAAATTGTTGAAAAAGCAACCGGAGATATTTTGGGAAGCAGCCGTTATTATAATTTTGATAAAGATGATAACCATATTTTCATCGGCTATACTTTCTATGGAACAAAATCCTGGGGAAAAGGAATTAATCCTAAAGTGAAGAAGCTGATGCTGGACTATATCTTTCAATATGTAGATAAAGTTCATTTCCATATCGGAAAAGAAAATTTCCGTTCACAGAAAGCATTGGAAAAACTTGGCGGGATAAAAATAGCGGAAGAAGAAGTCGCTTATTTTGCAGAACCTACAAGAACCAATTTTGTATACGAGATCAAAAAAGAAGATTGGATATGA
- a CDS encoding cupin domain-containing protein, which translates to MKKYKIQQSPFVVPTTDGKLIEEHWGNSTGNANVSIAHMVAPPDWSEPHQTPEFDEFTYIISGKKQFEIDGEIVVLEKGSSILIEKGARIRYSNPFSEPCEYLAICLPAFSMELVNREE; encoded by the coding sequence ATGAAAAAATATAAAATTCAGCAATCCCCATTTGTAGTACCTACTACAGACGGAAAACTGATTGAAGAACATTGGGGGAACTCTACAGGAAATGCTAATGTTTCCATTGCCCATATGGTAGCACCTCCGGATTGGAGTGAGCCGCATCAGACTCCGGAATTTGATGAATTTACGTACATCATCTCAGGGAAGAAGCAGTTTGAAATTGATGGCGAAATTGTAGTTCTTGAAAAAGGAAGCAGTATCCTTATTGAAAAAGGAGCCAGAATTCGTTACAGTAATCCATTTTCAGAACCTTGTGAATATCTTGCCATCTGTCTGCCTGCATTTTCTATGGAACTGGTAAACAGGGAAGAGTAG
- a CDS encoding PEGA domain-containing protein codes for MKNNLSIVLLLGIALSTTSCATIFTGTNDKITFNSTPEGATVFHKGIEKCTTPCTTKIPRSLSKQMVTFEKEGFNNQEVKLDKNFNAVTLLNILFGGAIGVGIDAATGSLTKYSTKKYDVELEAKQQENK; via the coding sequence ATGAAGAACAATCTATCAATTGTATTATTGTTAGGGATCGCGCTTTCCACTACATCTTGCGCCACTATTTTTACAGGAACCAATGACAAAATTACATTTAATTCTACTCCCGAAGGAGCAACAGTGTTTCATAAAGGAATTGAAAAATGTACCACTCCTTGTACTACAAAAATCCCAAGGTCATTGAGTAAGCAAATGGTAACGTTTGAAAAAGAAGGGTTTAATAATCAGGAAGTAAAGTTGGATAAGAATTTTAATGCCGTAACGCTTCTCAATATTCTTTTTGGGGGTGCCATAGGGGTAGGAATTGACGCTGCAACGGGTTCACTAACAAAATATTCTACTAAGAAATATGATGTTGAACTAGAAGCAAAACAACAGGAAAATAAATAA
- a CDS encoding dienelactone hydrolase family protein → MDAQPGNNFSGIVYILKNISKGKSRICWTINIIKMFNPPQNKNMIRSILLTASIIASGNILSQNLKTVSYQDGSQKLNGLITSNAGKKLPGVLILPAWKGIDEEAETAALELEKQGYIAFIADIYGEGKIPTNNEEAARNSGYYKKNYAEYQKRISLALEQLKKNGAIANKTAVTGYCFGGTGALESARGNLPVVGVVSIHGSLGRDQSRKNEKLNAKILVENPADDKSVTPDDYSNLIKEMNEGNADWQIITYAHSKHTFTDPKSPDYNEIMAKRAWNHTLMFLKEILK, encoded by the coding sequence ATGGATGCCCAACCTGGAAATAATTTTTCAGGAATTGTGTATATTCTGAAGAACATTTCCAAAGGAAAATCCAGAATATGCTGGACCATCAATATTATTAAAATGTTTAACCCACCTCAAAATAAAAATATGATACGTTCAATCTTATTAACCGCATCCATTATCGCCTCTGGAAACATTTTAAGCCAAAACCTTAAAACAGTTTCCTATCAGGACGGTTCGCAAAAGCTGAATGGCTTAATCACATCCAATGCAGGAAAAAAACTTCCGGGAGTTTTGATTCTCCCTGCCTGGAAAGGAATTGATGAAGAAGCTGAAACAGCAGCCCTTGAACTTGAAAAGCAAGGTTATATTGCTTTCATCGCTGATATTTATGGTGAAGGGAAAATTCCGACCAATAACGAGGAGGCTGCCAGAAACTCTGGATATTACAAAAAGAATTATGCAGAATATCAGAAAAGAATTTCATTAGCATTGGAACAACTGAAAAAGAACGGAGCCATTGCTAATAAAACAGCCGTTACCGGATATTGCTTTGGAGGAACAGGCGCATTGGAATCCGCAAGAGGAAATTTACCTGTTGTGGGAGTAGTTTCCATCCATGGAAGTCTGGGAAGAGATCAGAGCAGAAAAAATGAAAAGTTAAATGCTAAAATTTTAGTTGAAAATCCGGCAGATGATAAGAGTGTAACGCCTGATGATTACAGTAACCTTATCAAAGAAATGAATGAAGGAAATGCAGACTGGCAGATCATTACTTACGCTCATTCCAAACATACTTTTACCGATCCTAAATCACCGGATTATAATGAAATAATGGCTAAAAGAGCCTGGAATCATACATTAATGTTTCTGAAAGAAATACTGAAATAA
- a CDS encoding HAD family hydrolase has protein sequence MKIKNIIFDFGGVLMDWNPRYFFKDYFNDDEKMEYFLENIAQDEWNIEQDRGRSLSEGTEIQVKKFPEWEKEIRAFYDNWTVMLKSDIPQNVDVLRKLKNTDYKLFGLTNWSAETFPYALENYDFFQLFDGKIVVSGTEKLIKPDPKIWHVLLERYNIQASESVFIDDNPKNIEMAALMGFNTIHVLPDTNLKQELAHLGIEIQ, from the coding sequence ATGAAAATTAAAAATATAATATTCGATTTCGGAGGTGTTTTGATGGATTGGAATCCGAGATATTTCTTTAAAGATTATTTCAACGATGATGAAAAAATGGAATATTTCCTAGAAAATATCGCTCAAGATGAATGGAATATTGAACAGGACCGAGGAAGAAGCCTTTCAGAAGGTACAGAGATCCAGGTAAAAAAATTCCCGGAATGGGAAAAGGAAATCAGGGCTTTTTATGACAATTGGACAGTGATGCTGAAAAGCGATATTCCTCAAAATGTTGATGTTTTAAGGAAATTAAAAAATACAGATTACAAGTTATTTGGATTAACGAACTGGTCAGCAGAAACCTTCCCGTATGCTTTGGAAAATTATGATTTCTTCCAGCTTTTCGATGGAAAGATTGTAGTTTCCGGAACAGAAAAACTGATTAAGCCTGACCCTAAAATCTGGCATGTTCTGTTGGAAAGATATAACATCCAGGCATCAGAGTCTGTATTCATTGATGATAACCCTAAGAATATTGAGATGGCCGCATTAATGGGATTCAATACCATTCATGTTCTGCCTGATACTAATTTGAAACAAGAACTGGCACATCTAGGTATCGAAATTCAGTAA
- a CDS encoding type I restriction enzyme HsdR N-terminal domain-containing protein: MELPKLNFQETFDFKFKKDKDKFFIYDLVRKTYLLLTPEEWVRQHWIHYYLTVKSYSASALITEKKIVLNGLTKRIDLLVTEKTEPVILIECKAPQIKLTEKTFEQTARYNSIIGAKEIILTNGLQHINAYYEDGQYQFYRPQ; encoded by the coding sequence ATGGAACTTCCAAAACTGAATTTTCAGGAAACTTTTGATTTTAAATTCAAGAAAGACAAAGATAAGTTTTTTATTTATGATTTGGTTCGTAAAACTTATCTACTGCTCACTCCTGAGGAATGGGTAAGGCAGCACTGGATCCACTACTATCTTACCGTAAAATCCTACTCTGCATCGGCATTAATCACCGAAAAAAAGATTGTTCTCAATGGCTTGACCAAAAGAATTGATCTTTTAGTTACTGAAAAAACAGAGCCTGTCATCCTTATAGAATGCAAAGCCCCGCAAATAAAGCTAACAGAAAAAACATTTGAACAGACCGCTAGATACAACTCTATTATCGGAGCCAAGGAAATTATTTTAACCAATGGACTTCAGCATATTAATGCTTATTACGAAGATGGACAGTATCAATTTTACCGACCTCAATAA
- the holA gene encoding DNA polymerase III subunit delta, with protein sequence MKELDLILKNIKNKEVLPIYFFHGEEAYFIDVAVKALEHNFLEEDEKAFNQTVTYGKDTSYQEVLSLARQFPMMGDKQVIIVKEAQDLKLNEEENRILDAYVENPVPSTVLVFAHKHKKLDSRKKAAKALDKANALFLSESVKESNLPKWISDECVKLKIKTAPNISHLLAEYLGNDLSRIANELNKLKIILKEGEVLDGTIVENHIGISKEYNIFELQKALGTKNANTAFKIAHFMGKNPKNNPFVMMLASLYNYFSNVIIYQTMAGQSPQTIASQMGVNPYFVKDYAESARLYPLKHATRVISILREFDMKGKGLGAVNMGEAELIKELVYKIINVDKIKMKV encoded by the coding sequence ATGAAAGAATTAGATTTAATCCTCAAAAATATTAAAAATAAAGAAGTTTTACCTATTTATTTTTTCCACGGAGAAGAAGCCTACTTTATTGATGTTGCTGTAAAAGCCCTTGAGCACAACTTTTTGGAAGAGGATGAAAAAGCCTTTAATCAAACGGTTACTTATGGTAAAGATACTTCTTATCAGGAAGTTCTTTCTCTGGCAAGACAGTTTCCTATGATGGGAGATAAGCAGGTCATTATCGTAAAAGAAGCTCAGGATCTTAAGCTTAATGAAGAGGAAAACAGAATTCTGGATGCCTATGTTGAAAATCCTGTTCCTTCCACAGTATTGGTTTTTGCCCACAAACATAAGAAGCTGGACAGTAGAAAAAAAGCGGCTAAAGCCTTAGACAAAGCGAATGCACTTTTCCTAAGTGAGTCAGTAAAAGAAAGTAACCTTCCCAAATGGATTTCCGATGAATGTGTAAAGCTTAAGATTAAGACAGCTCCTAATATTTCCCATCTTTTAGCGGAATATCTTGGTAATGATCTTTCAAGAATTGCTAATGAACTGAACAAACTGAAAATTATCCTTAAAGAAGGTGAAGTACTAGATGGAACTATTGTTGAAAACCATATTGGGATCAGCAAAGAATACAATATTTTTGAACTTCAGAAGGCATTGGGAACAAAAAATGCCAATACAGCTTTTAAAATTGCCCATTTTATGGGTAAGAATCCTAAGAATAATCCTTTTGTGATGATGCTGGCAAGCCTTTACAATTATTTTTCCAATGTGATTATTTATCAAACGATGGCAGGACAATCGCCACAAACTATAGCCTCTCAAATGGGTGTGAATCCTTATTTTGTGAAAGATTATGCAGAAAGTGCAAGATTGTATCCTTTAAAACATGCTACAAGAGTTATTTCTATTTTGAGAGAGTTTGATATGAAAGGAAAAGGCCTTGGAGCGGTGAATATGGGAGAAGCAGAACTTATTAAGGAGCTCGTGTATAAGATTATTAATGTGGACAAGATTAAAATGAAGGTTTAA
- the trxB gene encoding thioredoxin-disulfide reductase codes for MEQNILDCVIVGSGPSGFTAAIYAARADLKPELYTGLEPGGQLTTTTEVDNFPGYPAGITGPEMMMDLQKQAERFETKVHYEMITKAEFSKEVGGVHKLYAGNKEILAKTVIISTGATAKYLGLEDEKKYAGGGVSACATCDGFFYRGKDVVVVGAGDTAAEEATYLAKLCRKVTLLVRKDVFRASKAMVHRVENTPNIEVKFHHELIGIEGENSLVERAVIINNQTQEKATVDVEGIFIAIGHKPNTDIFVGQVDLDENGYIVTEKGSTRTNLPGVFAAGDVQDHIYRQAITAAGSGCMAAMDAEKYLAELH; via the coding sequence ATGGAGCAAAACATTTTAGATTGTGTGATCGTTGGATCTGGACCTTCTGGTTTCACAGCTGCTATTTATGCAGCAAGAGCAGACTTAAAACCTGAATTGTATACAGGTTTGGAGCCGGGTGGACAATTAACTACAACTACTGAGGTTGATAACTTTCCAGGGTATCCAGCAGGGATTACAGGTCCTGAAATGATGATGGATCTGCAAAAGCAGGCAGAAAGATTTGAAACCAAAGTGCATTACGAAATGATCACTAAAGCTGAGTTTTCAAAAGAAGTAGGCGGTGTTCACAAATTATATGCTGGAAACAAAGAGATTTTAGCAAAAACGGTAATTATTTCTACAGGAGCTACCGCAAAATATTTAGGTCTTGAAGATGAAAAGAAATATGCAGGAGGCGGAGTTTCTGCTTGTGCTACTTGTGACGGATTCTTCTACAGAGGAAAAGATGTAGTGGTAGTAGGGGCAGGAGATACAGCAGCTGAAGAAGCTACTTATCTTGCCAAATTATGCAGAAAGGTAACTTTATTAGTGAGAAAAGATGTTTTCAGAGCTTCAAAAGCCATGGTTCACAGAGTAGAAAACACTCCGAATATTGAAGTGAAATTTCACCATGAATTAATTGGAATTGAAGGAGAAAACAGCTTGGTAGAAAGAGCTGTAATCATCAACAATCAAACTCAGGAGAAAGCTACGGTAGATGTTGAAGGAATTTTCATCGCTATTGGTCACAAACCGAATACGGATATCTTCGTAGGTCAGGTAGATCTTGATGAAAACGGATATATTGTAACAGAAAAAGGATCTACAAGAACAAACCTTCCGGGAGTTTTTGCTGCGGGTGATGTTCAGGATCATATCTACAGACAGGCTATTACAGCAGCAGGAAGCGGATGTATGGCTGCAATGGATGCAGAGAAATACTTAGCTGAATTACACTAA